In one Polaribacter sp. ALD11 genomic region, the following are encoded:
- the purL gene encoding phosphoribosylformylglycinamidine synthase, producing the protein MIHFFGNKDSKVFAVQTTKKLTAKTVSKLTWLFANQPKIEETTIDAFFVGPRAAMITPWSTNAVEITQNMGISDIIRIEEFITSSEEFSDFDPMISEKYNGLNQDSFTIEIKPEAVLEIEDIAAYNNKEGLSLSDEEVEYLESVATKIGRKLTDSEVFGFSQVNSEHCRHKIFNGTFVIDGEEMPTSLFKLIKETSKENPNEIVSAYKDNVAFIKGPRVEQFAPKTADKPDFYQKEDFDSVISIKAETHNFPTTVEPFNGAATGSGGEIRDRLAGGKGSLPLAGTAVYMTSYSRLDEKRYWEKKFEARDWLYQTPMDILIKASNGASDFGNKFGQPLITGSVLTFEHEENSSSSTSKPRKLGFDKVIMQAGGIGYGKAAQALKDTPKEGDKIVILGGENYRIGMGGAAVSSADTGEFASGIELNAVQRSNPEMQKRAANAVRGMVESEENFIVSIHDHGAGGHLNCLSELVEDTGGKIDLDKLPIGDPTLSAKEIIGNESQERMGLVIAEKHIDTLQKIADRERSPMYTVGEVTGNNRFTFESKKTGEKPMDLALEDMFGSSPKTVLTDITVERKYKNPRYKTKNLEIYLKQVLQLEAVACKDWLTNKVDRCVGGKVAKQQCVGPLQIPLNNVGVMALDYNGKEGVATSIGHAPISGLINPEAGSRNAITESLTNLIWAPLKDNLKSVSLSANWMWPCKNEGEDARLYKAVQAVSEFSIDLGINIPTGKDSLSMKQKYTDSEVISPGTVIISAAGNCNEISKVVEPLLQVDGGNIYYINISQDEYKLGGSSFNQTLNAIGSEAPDVTNASYVKKTFNTIQKLIKGDKIKAGHDIASGGFITTLLEMCFADVNLGADFDISELNEEDSIKVLFSENAGIVFQADASVEEKFEEMGITIFNIGAANNSGTVNIKNNEETFSFDVTEMRDVWYTTSFLLDQKQTANNLAQDRFDNYKKQPLTYKFPENFTGKIPVIESGTKQSRPKAAIIREKGSNSEREMANAMYLAGFDVKDVHMTDLISGRETLEDIQFIGAVGGFSNSDVLGSAKGWAGAFLYNAKAKKALKDFFKREDTLSVGICNGAQLWMELDLINPDHKVHGKLVHNDSKKHESSFTSVKIQENNSVMLSSLAGTELGVWISHGEGKFNLPEAEENYNIVAKYGYEGYPNNPNGSDFNTAMLSDKTGRHLVTMPHIERSTFQWNWANYPTGRKDEVSPWLEAFVNAKNWLTK; encoded by the coding sequence ATGATTCATTTCTTTGGAAATAAAGACAGTAAAGTATTCGCTGTTCAAACAACAAAAAAGTTAACTGCTAAAACAGTTTCTAAATTGACTTGGTTATTCGCCAATCAACCTAAAATAGAAGAAACAACAATCGATGCTTTTTTTGTTGGTCCAAGAGCAGCAATGATAACTCCTTGGAGCACGAATGCTGTAGAAATTACTCAGAACATGGGTATCTCTGACATCATTAGAATTGAAGAATTTATTACGAGTTCGGAAGAGTTTTCTGATTTTGATCCAATGATTTCTGAGAAGTATAATGGATTAAATCAAGATTCATTCACAATCGAAATTAAACCAGAAGCAGTTTTAGAAATTGAAGATATTGCTGCTTACAATAATAAAGAAGGTTTATCTTTAAGTGATGAAGAAGTTGAATACTTAGAGAGTGTTGCTACAAAAATAGGACGAAAATTAACAGATTCTGAAGTATTTGGTTTTAGTCAAGTAAACTCAGAACACTGTAGACATAAAATATTTAACGGAACTTTTGTTATTGATGGAGAAGAAATGCCAACCTCCTTATTCAAATTGATAAAAGAAACGTCTAAAGAAAATCCGAATGAGATTGTTTCTGCATATAAAGACAACGTTGCTTTTATAAAAGGACCAAGAGTGGAACAATTTGCTCCTAAAACAGCAGACAAGCCAGATTTTTATCAAAAAGAAGATTTCGATTCTGTTATCTCTATAAAAGCAGAAACGCACAATTTCCCTACTACAGTAGAGCCTTTTAACGGAGCAGCAACTGGTTCTGGAGGTGAAATTAGAGATAGACTTGCTGGCGGAAAAGGTTCTTTACCTTTAGCAGGAACAGCAGTTTACATGACTTCTTATTCTCGTTTAGACGAAAAAAGATATTGGGAGAAAAAATTTGAAGCAAGAGATTGGTTATATCAAACACCAATGGATATTTTAATAAAAGCATCTAATGGAGCTTCCGATTTTGGAAACAAATTTGGGCAACCCTTAATTACAGGTTCTGTATTAACTTTTGAGCATGAAGAAAATTCTTCTTCTAGTACTTCGAAACCTAGAAAATTAGGTTTTGATAAAGTGATTATGCAAGCTGGTGGAATTGGGTACGGGAAAGCGGCTCAAGCTTTAAAAGACACGCCTAAAGAAGGAGATAAAATTGTAATTCTTGGTGGTGAAAACTACAGAATAGGAATGGGTGGCGCTGCAGTTTCTTCGGCAGATACTGGTGAATTTGCTTCAGGTATTGAATTAAATGCAGTACAACGTTCGAATCCAGAAATGCAAAAGCGCGCTGCAAACGCAGTTCGTGGAATGGTAGAAAGCGAAGAGAACTTTATTGTTTCTATTCATGATCATGGTGCTGGTGGACATTTAAATTGTTTGTCGGAATTAGTAGAAGATACCGGTGGTAAAATCGATTTAGATAAATTACCAATTGGCGACCCTACATTATCAGCAAAAGAAATTATTGGTAACGAATCTCAAGAAAGAATGGGATTGGTTATTGCAGAAAAACATATCGATACTTTACAAAAAATTGCAGATCGTGAGCGTTCTCCAATGTATACCGTTGGTGAAGTTACAGGAAATAACCGTTTTACTTTTGAATCTAAAAAAACTGGTGAAAAACCAATGGATTTAGCTTTAGAAGACATGTTTGGTTCTTCTCCTAAAACTGTTTTAACAGATATTACTGTAGAAAGAAAATATAAGAATCCTCGTTATAAAACGAAGAATTTAGAAATCTATTTAAAACAAGTTTTACAGTTAGAAGCTGTTGCTTGTAAAGATTGGTTAACAAATAAAGTAGACAGATGTGTTGGTGGTAAAGTTGCCAAACAACAATGTGTAGGTCCGTTACAAATTCCGTTAAACAACGTTGGTGTAATGGCATTAGATTATAACGGTAAAGAAGGGGTTGCAACTTCAATTGGGCACGCTCCTATTTCTGGGTTAATTAATCCTGAAGCTGGAAGTAGAAATGCAATTACAGAATCTTTAACAAACCTTATTTGGGCACCTTTAAAAGACAATTTAAAAAGTGTTTCTCTTTCTGCAAATTGGATGTGGCCTTGTAAAAATGAAGGTGAAGACGCACGCTTATACAAAGCTGTACAAGCTGTTTCAGAGTTTTCTATCGATTTAGGAATCAATATTCCAACGGGAAAAGATTCTTTATCTATGAAACAAAAATATACCGATAGTGAAGTAATTTCTCCAGGAACTGTTATTATTTCTGCTGCAGGAAACTGTAATGAAATTAGTAAAGTTGTAGAACCTCTTTTACAGGTTGATGGAGGAAATATCTACTACATTAATATTTCTCAAGATGAATATAAGTTGGGAGGAAGTTCTTTTAACCAAACTTTAAACGCAATTGGTAGTGAAGCACCAGATGTTACAAATGCTTCTTATGTTAAGAAAACTTTTAATACGATTCAAAAATTAATAAAGGGAGATAAAATTAAAGCAGGACATGATATTGCTTCTGGTGGTTTTATTACAACTTTATTAGAAATGTGTTTTGCTGATGTAAATTTAGGAGCCGATTTTGATATTTCTGAATTAAATGAAGAAGATTCTATTAAAGTATTGTTTTCTGAAAATGCTGGAATCGTTTTTCAAGCAGATGCTTCTGTCGAAGAAAAGTTTGAAGAAATGGGAATTACCATTTTTAATATTGGAGCCGCAAACAATTCTGGAACAGTAAACATTAAAAATAATGAAGAGACTTTCTCTTTTGATGTTACTGAGATGAGAGATGTTTGGTACACAACTTCTTTCTTATTAGATCAAAAACAAACAGCTAATAATTTAGCACAAGACAGATTCGATAATTACAAAAAGCAGCCTTTAACCTATAAATTTCCTGAGAATTTTACTGGAAAAATTCCTGTAATTGAGAGCGGAACGAAGCAATCTCGTCCAAAAGCGGCTATCATCAGAGAAAAAGGTTCAAACTCCGAGCGTGAAATGGCAAATGCAATGTATTTAGCTGGTTTTGACGTAAAAGATGTACACATGACAGATTTAATTTCTGGGCGTGAAACTTTAGAAGATATTCAGTTTATTGGCGCTGTTGGTGGTTTTTCTAATAGTGATGTTTTAGGTTCTGCTAAAGGTTGGGCAGGAGCATTTTTATACAATGCTAAAGCTAAAAAAGCACTAAAAGATTTCTTTAAAAGAGAAGATACGTTGTCTGTTGGTATTTGTAATGGTGCTCAATTATGGATGGAATTAGACTTAATTAATCCAGACCATAAAGTACATGGTAAATTAGTTCATAATGATTCTAAGAAGCATGAAAGCTCTTTTACATCCGTAAAAATTCAAGAAAACAACTCTGTAATGTTATCTAGTTTAGCTGGAACAGAGTTAGGTGTTTGGATTTCTCATGGTGAAGGAAAATTCAACTTACCAGAAGCTGAAGAGAACTACAATATTGTTGCAAAATATGGTTATGAAGGCTACCCTAATAATCCGAATGGTTCTGACTTTAACACAGCAATGCTATCTGATAAAACCGGAAGACATTTAGTTACAATGCCGCATATAGAACGTTCTACGTTTCAATGGAACTGGGCAAACTATCCTACTGGAAGAAAAGACGAAGTTTCACCTTGGCTAGAAGCTTTTGTAAATGCTAAAAACTGGTTGACAAAATAA
- a CDS encoding endonuclease — MIKKLLLLIAMSTCAFTFSQAQQYYDDVNLQLSGTNLKDALASKIISTHSNMLSYTPGVWEASKITDKDSDASRVVLIYGWENGSDQDDTNDRTRDNSLQDRGNGLNFVWNREHVFSKSLASPKLLTNDPGAGTDAHNLRPADKNRNSERNNFKFALGSGNSSRSSITYNGPDGANTRGWYPGDEWKGDVSRIIMYMYLRYGNQCLPTAVGVGDNQFTGDDMINLFLKWNVEDPVSAIEIARNTYHENTNNTYAQGNRNPFIDNPYLATRIWGGNSAEDKWDLYKKTDTQAPTAPTSVTASNINLTTIDISWTASTDNINVAGYNIYVDDILTAQTSSSTTSTTISNLDTNTSYKFTVIAKDLINNFSTQSTPVTEKTLQDSTPPSVPQNVTITNITDSSFSVNWSTSSDNNEVKGYDIFVDGAFKAFTSTTTYTVIGLTSATTYNVTVLAKDLDDNKSEKTTPLSLKTNDGSTGGVASELFFSEYVEGNDGGTNKILEIVNLTGTTVNLAGYEIKIERNGAGEWTTPLALDKGTVKNIVPGDVFVIGNGDNNNPILQPNSASNTLGQVDLVQPSNNDTRYGQPVNFNGNDAVALFKDGVLIDIIGVFNNDDNFAANTTIRRNRDIASPNTTYDASEWKSFPANTYDGVGSHTTTLSTKDFIFESFKMFPNPTNGDRIYFSVTEDATINVYNVLGELVQSSEVTKSKNSIDISNFTKGIYLLKINSDKQFITKKLIKN; from the coding sequence ATGATAAAAAAACTACTTCTTTTAATTGCAATGTCTACTTGTGCTTTTACATTTTCACAAGCGCAACAATACTATGACGATGTAAATTTACAATTGTCTGGAACCAATTTAAAAGATGCATTGGCTTCAAAAATTATAAGCACGCATTCTAACATGCTTAGTTATACACCCGGAGTTTGGGAAGCATCTAAAATTACAGACAAAGATTCAGATGCCTCTAGAGTTGTTTTAATTTATGGTTGGGAAAATGGTTCTGACCAAGATGATACTAATGATAGAACTAGGGATAATAGTTTACAAGATAGAGGTAATGGACTAAATTTTGTTTGGAACAGAGAACACGTTTTTTCTAAATCATTAGCAAGCCCTAAATTATTAACCAATGATCCTGGTGCAGGAACAGATGCTCATAATTTAAGACCAGCAGATAAAAATAGGAATTCAGAAAGAAATAACTTTAAATTTGCTTTAGGAAGCGGTAATTCTAGTCGTTCTTCTATTACCTATAACGGCCCCGATGGAGCAAACACAAGAGGTTGGTACCCTGGTGATGAGTGGAAAGGGGATGTTTCGAGAATTATAATGTACATGTATCTTCGTTACGGTAATCAATGTTTACCTACAGCTGTTGGTGTTGGTGATAATCAATTTACAGGTGATGACATGATAAACTTATTCCTAAAATGGAATGTAGAAGACCCTGTTTCTGCAATTGAAATAGCTAGGAATACATATCATGAAAACACAAATAATACCTACGCACAAGGAAACAGAAATCCGTTTATAGACAACCCATATTTAGCGACAAGAATTTGGGGAGGAAACTCAGCTGAAGACAAATGGGATCTTTACAAAAAAACAGATACTCAAGCTCCTACTGCTCCTACAAGTGTTACTGCCAGTAATATTAATTTAACTACAATAGATATTTCTTGGACTGCTTCTACAGACAATATAAATGTAGCAGGTTATAATATATATGTAGATGATATATTAACAGCACAAACCTCTAGTTCTACTACAAGTACAACAATTTCAAACTTAGACACTAATACTTCTTACAAATTTACAGTTATAGCAAAAGATCTTATAAATAATTTTTCTACTCAAAGTACACCTGTAACAGAAAAAACATTACAAGATAGCACACCGCCTTCTGTACCTCAAAATGTTACAATAACGAATATTACAGATAGTTCTTTTAGTGTAAATTGGTCAACTTCTTCAGATAATAATGAGGTTAAGGGCTATGATATTTTTGTTGACGGAGCTTTTAAAGCTTTTACTTCAACAACCACATATACAGTAATAGGTTTAACTTCTGCTACCACTTATAATGTAACTGTTTTAGCAAAGGATCTTGATGATAACAAATCTGAAAAAACAACTCCTTTAAGTCTTAAAACAAACGATGGATCTACTGGTGGAGTAGCTTCAGAATTATTTTTTTCTGAATATGTAGAAGGTAATGATGGGGGTACTAATAAAATATTAGAGATTGTTAACTTAACAGGCACTACAGTTAACCTTGCTGGTTACGAAATTAAAATAGAACGTAATGGCGCAGGAGAGTGGACAACACCACTTGCACTAGATAAAGGCACTGTTAAAAACATTGTTCCTGGTGATGTCTTTGTTATTGGTAATGGAGATAATAACAATCCTATATTACAACCTAATTCCGCTAGTAACACACTCGGGCAAGTAGATTTAGTTCAACCTAGTAATAATGATACTCGTTATGGACAACCGGTAAACTTTAATGGAAACGATGCTGTTGCCTTATTTAAAGATGGTGTATTAATTGATATTATTGGAGTTTTTAATAATGATGATAATTTTGCAGCAAATACAACAATAAGAAGAAATAGAGATATTGCATCACCAAATACTACCTATGATGCTAGTGAATGGAAATCATTTCCTGCTAACACTTACGATGGTGTTGGAAGTCACACAACAACTTTAAGTACGAAAGATTTTATATTTGAATCTTTTAAAATGTTTCCAAACCCTACAAATGGAGACAGAATTTATTTTAGTGTAACAGAAGATGCTACAATTAATGTTTACAATGTTTTAGGCGAGCTGGTTCAATCCTCAGAAGTTACTAAAAGCAAGAATAGCATTGATATATCTAATTTTACAAAAGGTATTTATCTACTAAAAATTAATTCTGACAAACAATTTATCACTAAAAAACTAATTAAAAATTAA
- a CDS encoding RsmB/NOP family class I SAM-dependent RNA methyltransferase, with translation MRLHRNLTFAVIDSIRDIFNEGVYADKAVEKALKRDKRWGARDRKFVAETIYDIVRWNRLYAEIAEVKAPYDRDNIWRLFSVWCILRGIALPDWNQIGDVPERKIKGRFAELSKTRKYRESIPDWMDEMCVNELGEEIWTKEIAALNVQASVILRTNTLNISREILQKKLKAEGVITEFVPNHPDALILPERANVFKTEAFHSGYFEVQDASSQLVAAYLDVKPGMKVVDTCAGAGGKTLHLSALMENKGQIIAMDIYESKLRKLKVRAKRNKAHNIDMRVIDSTKPIKKLQGKADRVLIDAPCSGLGVIRRNPDSKWKLQPEFIENIKKVQQEVLQQYSTMVKPGGKLVYATCSILPSENQDQVNNFLTSESGKDFTFVSDKKVLAHISGFDGFYMALLERK, from the coding sequence ATGAGATTACACAGAAATTTAACTTTTGCAGTTATAGATAGTATTAGAGACATATTTAATGAAGGCGTTTACGCAGATAAAGCTGTAGAAAAAGCTTTAAAACGTGATAAACGTTGGGGAGCTAGAGATCGTAAATTTGTTGCAGAAACAATTTATGATATTGTTCGTTGGAACCGTTTATACGCAGAAATTGCAGAAGTAAAAGCCCCCTATGATAGAGATAATATCTGGAGGTTATTTTCTGTGTGGTGTATTTTAAGAGGAATCGCTTTACCAGATTGGAACCAAATTGGTGATGTACCAGAAAGAAAAATTAAAGGCCGTTTTGCTGAACTTTCAAAAACGAGAAAATATAGAGAATCTATACCAGATTGGATGGACGAAATGTGTGTTAATGAATTAGGTGAAGAAATTTGGACTAAAGAAATTGCTGCTTTAAATGTACAAGCTAGTGTAATTTTAAGAACCAATACTTTAAACATTTCTAGAGAAATTTTACAAAAGAAACTAAAAGCAGAAGGTGTTATTACAGAATTTGTTCCTAATCATCCAGATGCTTTAATTTTACCAGAGAGAGCAAATGTTTTTAAAACAGAAGCTTTTCATAGTGGTTATTTTGAAGTTCAAGACGCCTCTTCTCAATTAGTAGCAGCGTATTTAGACGTAAAACCTGGTATGAAAGTAGTAGATACTTGTGCCGGTGCTGGTGGAAAAACCTTACATCTATCTGCTTTAATGGAAAATAAAGGGCAAATTATTGCCATGGATATTTATGAAAGTAAACTCCGTAAATTAAAAGTAAGAGCAAAAAGAAACAAAGCACACAATATAGACATGCGTGTAATCGACTCTACAAAACCAATTAAAAAGTTACAAGGAAAAGCAGATAGAGTTTTGATTGACGCACCTTGTTCTGGTTTAGGTGTTATCCGTAGAAACCCCGATTCTAAATGGAAATTACAACCAGAATTTATAGAAAATATTAAAAAAGTACAACAAGAGGTTTTACAACAATATTCTACAATGGTAAAACCTGGAGGGAAATTAGTGTATGCTACATGTTCTATTTTACCCTCAGAAAATCAAGATCAAGTTAATAATTTCTTAACATCTGAGTCAGGAAAAGATTTTACATTTGTATCCGATAAAAAAGTGTTAGCACATATTTCTGGTTTTGACGGATTTTATATGGCACTTTTAGAGAGGAAATAA
- a CDS encoding endonuclease, producing MKKTVLLFSLLLTCVITAQESYYDDVDLSAEGLTLKENLAVKTIAAHTNILSYGWNALKGSDLNPENSSEVLLIYGYTSSGKTARTRSVNKNGGGSTDWNREHTYAKSLGTPNLGTSGPGADAHHLRPSDVGYNSNRGSLKFADGNGNSGRVSGGWYPGDEWKGDVARMMMYMYIRYGDRCKPNGVGNGDTSSTPDKMIDLFLEWNAEDPVSDFERQRNRYHVSSDNYAQGNRNPFIDNAYLATKIWGGTPAEDYWGIYTSNDAEAPTTPTSVTLSNSTPSSIDVTWSASTDNVAVTKYEIYVDGTLHGNTTNTNYTISGLSANTSYAVTVLAKDIANNKSAKSTAVNGSTTIDSEAPTVPTNVIITNQTGTSFKANWTASTDNAAVVGYDIFVDGTYKTSTVNTSYTINGLTVSTTYNVTILAKDGADNKSAQSAAVNAVTTDGSNNVVELFFSEYVEGASNNKAIEIANLTDNSIDLSTYSIKKQSNGAGSWVNELTLSGTINVNDVFVIIHFEADDENLVQHADLVAPEGSNYGAPINFNGNDPIGLFNNGVLIDIIGVLGETAKNLENKTLRRKLTITSPNTTYTASEWDEYAVGTYDGIGIYDPATASVDTSDFTSFKMYPNPTNGNNIFFNLTKDVNVNIYNILGELIITDKVNTTRNSIDVSKLSKGIYLVKINSENQFITKKLIKK from the coding sequence ATGAAAAAAACAGTACTTTTATTCTCTCTACTTCTAACATGCGTAATTACAGCACAAGAATCTTATTATGACGACGTAGATTTATCTGCTGAAGGTTTAACTTTAAAAGAAAACTTAGCAGTAAAAACAATAGCAGCTCACACAAACATCTTATCTTATGGTTGGAATGCTTTAAAAGGTTCGGATTTAAACCCAGAAAATAGTTCAGAAGTTTTGTTAATTTACGGATATACTTCTTCAGGTAAAACGGCAAGAACAAGAAGTGTAAATAAAAACGGTGGCGGTTCTACTGATTGGAATAGAGAACATACATATGCAAAATCTTTAGGAACACCTAATCTAGGAACTTCTGGCCCTGGTGCAGATGCACATCATTTACGTCCATCAGATGTAGGCTACAATAGTAATCGTGGAAGTCTAAAATTTGCAGATGGAAACGGAAACTCAGGTCGTGTTTCTGGGGGTTGGTATCCTGGTGATGAATGGAAAGGAGATGTTGCAAGAATGATGATGTATATGTACATTCGTTACGGAGACCGATGTAAACCAAATGGAGTTGGTAATGGAGATACTTCTTCAACTCCTGATAAAATGATTGATTTATTTTTAGAATGGAATGCAGAAGATCCCGTTTCTGATTTTGAAAGACAAAGAAATAGATATCATGTATCTAGCGATAATTATGCGCAAGGAAATAGAAACCCTTTTATAGACAATGCATACTTAGCAACAAAAATTTGGGGAGGAACTCCTGCAGAAGATTATTGGGGTATCTATACCTCAAACGATGCTGAAGCTCCTACTACTCCAACAAGTGTTACTTTAAGTAATAGCACACCTTCATCAATAGATGTAACTTGGTCTGCTTCTACAGATAATGTAGCAGTTACTAAATATGAAATTTATGTTGATGGTACTTTACATGGAAATACAACAAATACAAATTATACAATTTCTGGATTAAGCGCTAACACATCTTATGCTGTTACAGTATTAGCGAAAGATATAGCTAATAATAAATCGGCTAAATCTACTGCTGTAAATGGATCTACAACAATCGACAGTGAAGCACCAACTGTACCAACAAATGTTATAATTACAAATCAAACGGGTACTAGTTTTAAAGCTAACTGGACAGCATCTACTGATAATGCAGCTGTTGTTGGTTACGATATTTTTGTTGATGGAACATATAAAACATCTACAGTAAATACAAGTTATACTATTAATGGTTTAACAGTTTCTACAACTTACAATGTTACAATTTTAGCAAAAGATGGAGCTGATAACAAATCTGCTCAATCTGCCGCAGTAAATGCAGTAACAACAGATGGAAGTAACAATGTTGTAGAGTTATTTTTCTCTGAATATGTAGAAGGAGCAAGTAATAATAAAGCTATCGAGATTGCTAACTTAACAGATAACTCAATAGATTTATCTACATATAGTATAAAAAAACAATCAAACGGAGCAGGAAGTTGGGTAAATGAATTAACTTTATCTGGGACTATTAATGTAAATGATGTTTTTGTAATTATACATTTTGAAGCAGATGATGAAAATTTAGTTCAACATGCAGATTTAGTTGCTCCTGAAGGTTCTAACTATGGAGCTCCAATAAACTTTAATGGAAATGATCCTATTGGATTATTTAATAATGGAGTTTTAATTGATATTATTGGAGTTTTAGGTGAAACTGCTAAGAATCTAGAAAACAAAACACTTAGAAGAAAACTAACAATAACTAGCCCAAACACAACCTATACAGCTAGTGAATGGGATGAGTATGCAGTAGGAACTTATGATGGCATTGGAATTTACGATCCTGCAACTGCAAGTGTAGATACTTCAGACTTTACTTCTTTTAAAATGTATCCAAATCCTACAAATGGAAACAACATCTTCTTTAACCTTACAAAAGATGTAAATGTAAATATTTACAATATTTTGGGCGAATTAATTATAACAGACAAAGTAAATACAACTCGCAATAGTATAGATGTTTCTAAACTTTCTAAAGGAATATACTTAGTAAAAATCAATTCTGAAAATCAATTTATTACAAAGAAATTAATAAAAAAATAA